Proteins co-encoded in one Bacteroidota bacterium genomic window:
- a CDS encoding glycosyltransferase, with translation MKILQLCNRVPYPLIDGGAIAMFAMTKSLSDAGCEVHMLAINTKKHFVEIDELPEWFNAKVKLHTVDANTDVTPHGAILNLFSTKSYNLVRFDIPEFHKKLAQLLTEHKYDVVQLEGLFLSMYIATIRKHSTALVSMRGHNVEYLIWERLAASTGSFFKKKYLQLLAKRLKREEISALQELDCIVPISEVDAQLYQQQGAKVPMLVCTAGVDDSLLKAKPVEIKKNTLFHLAAMNWQPNVEALNWLMQSIWPKVKISIPEAHLYLAGKDMPDSMIKHSSTRVTVCGKVNDAVQFMQDKQIMLVPLLSGSGMRIKIIEGMALGKVIISTSIGAEGIDCSSGKNILLADTAEEFSNQIALALGNSQLCDEISKNAKALVQQKYTNSSIISDLISFYRNLLK, from the coding sequence ATGAAAATACTGCAACTGTGTAACCGGGTGCCTTATCCTTTAATTGATGGTGGTGCAATAGCTATGTTTGCTATGACCAAATCACTTAGTGACGCGGGTTGTGAAGTGCATATGTTAGCCATCAATACCAAGAAGCATTTTGTTGAAATTGATGAATTACCCGAATGGTTTAACGCAAAAGTGAAGTTACACACAGTTGATGCAAATACTGATGTTACGCCACATGGAGCAATTTTAAATTTGTTTTCAACGAAGTCGTATAACTTAGTACGCTTTGATATTCCTGAATTTCATAAAAAACTAGCTCAACTGTTAACCGAACACAAGTATGATGTGGTGCAACTCGAAGGCTTATTTTTAAGCATGTATATTGCTACCATTCGAAAGCATTCAACAGCACTAGTTAGCATGCGTGGGCACAATGTAGAATATTTAATTTGGGAAAGATTAGCTGCTTCAACCGGCTCCTTTTTTAAGAAAAAATATTTGCAATTGCTTGCAAAACGACTAAAACGCGAAGAAATATCAGCTTTGCAAGAGCTTGATTGTATTGTACCAATTTCGGAAGTTGATGCGCAACTATATCAACAGCAGGGTGCCAAAGTACCAATGCTGGTATGTACAGCAGGAGTGGACGATAGTTTACTGAAAGCAAAGCCGGTTGAAATTAAAAAAAATACACTTTTTCATTTGGCTGCAATGAATTGGCAACCCAACGTAGAAGCTCTAAATTGGTTGATGCAAAGTATTTGGCCCAAAGTAAAAATTTCGATACCGGAGGCACATTTGTATTTAGCAGGTAAAGACATGCCTGATTCAATGATTAAGCATAGTAGTACTCGAGTTACTGTTTGTGGCAAGGTAAACGATGCTGTTCAATTTATGCAAGACAAACAAATTATGCTGGTGCCCTTACTTTCAGGAAGTGGTATGCGCATAAAAATAATTGAAGGCATGGCCTTGGGTAAAGTAATTATCAGCACAAGTATTGGAGCTGAAGGAATTGATTGCAGTTCGGGTAAAAATATTTTGTTGGCGGATACAGCAGAAGAGTTTAGTAATCAAATTGCATTGGCGCTTGGCAATAGCCAACTATGTGATGAAATCAGTAAAAATGCAAAGGCGCTAGTACAACAAAAATATACCAATAGTTCTATAATTTCTGATCTGATTTCCTTTTACCGCAATTTACTAAAATAG
- a CDS encoding T9SS type A sorting domain-containing protein translates to MKKSLLSLFTGALIMWSVVSKAQWTSATMIAGRSRLSAASAGNKAGFFGGIGMMSNPFNSVDLYNSSTLGWTNPTISLSRTNSTAASIGSKIFVAGGSNDWILSVYDRVDIYNTANNSWTTANLSAPRAYIAAASAGNRILFAGGAHQMMGVDYSTVDIYDTVTAAWTSSNLSVSRYAIAAAGAASKIVFAGGKNTAASVFNTIDIYDVSSGTWTTATLSQARSNAAAVAAGTKIYIAGGYTAAGTSSKVVDIYDVSTNTWTIDSLSVARGNICAATVGTQAFFAAGSDLSGNTVYGDVDVFNSTNGAKQTLTLTTPRSLSAATSLGNKFMIGGGVSASGTPVSSIEIYTVLGVGVEENSAVNKFSFYPNPINQQSKLTVFNTIGEGSLEIINSLGATVYSESLAAFGNTLTIDCADFAKGMYFVKVSSHTRSSLQKLIIQ, encoded by the coding sequence ATGAAAAAATCGTTACTTAGTTTGTTTACAGGAGCATTAATTATGTGGAGTGTTGTTTCAAAAGCGCAATGGACAAGTGCAACCATGATCGCAGGTCGTTCCCGTTTATCGGCAGCTTCGGCCGGAAATAAGGCTGGATTTTTTGGTGGAATTGGGATGATGAGCAATCCCTTTAACTCAGTTGATTTATATAATTCTTCCACTTTGGGATGGACGAATCCAACTATCTCACTTTCTCGAACGAATTCAACTGCTGCTTCTATAGGTAGTAAAATATTTGTAGCAGGAGGATCTAACGATTGGATTTTATCAGTTTATGACCGTGTTGATATTTACAATACTGCAAACAATAGTTGGACTACCGCCAATTTAAGTGCTCCTCGTGCTTATATTGCTGCTGCTAGTGCAGGAAATAGAATTTTATTTGCAGGAGGTGCGCATCAAATGATGGGTGTTGATTATTCAACCGTTGATATTTATGATACTGTAACAGCTGCATGGACTAGCTCTAATTTATCGGTATCGCGTTATGCTATAGCCGCAGCAGGTGCAGCATCGAAGATAGTGTTTGCTGGGGGAAAAAATACAGCCGCATCGGTTTTTAATACTATAGATATTTACGATGTAAGCAGCGGTACTTGGACAACAGCAACTTTATCGCAAGCGCGTAGTAACGCAGCAGCAGTAGCTGCAGGTACTAAAATTTACATAGCCGGTGGTTATACAGCAGCAGGAACTTCTAGTAAGGTAGTAGATATTTATGATGTTAGTACAAATACATGGACCATTGATTCATTAAGTGTTGCTAGAGGAAACATATGTGCTGCAACAGTTGGTACACAAGCATTTTTTGCAGCAGGAAGTGATTTATCAGGAAATACTGTATATGGAGATGTAGATGTTTTTAATTCAACCAATGGAGCTAAGCAAACATTAACTTTAACCACTCCTAGGTCATTGAGTGCAGCTACTTCCTTGGGCAATAAATTTATGATTGGTGGTGGTGTAAGTGCATCCGGCACTCCGGTTAGCAGCATCGAAATTTACACAGTTTTGGGTGTTGGAGTTGAGGAAAATAGTGCTGTAAACAAATTTTCATTTTATCCCAATCCAATCAATCAACAAAGTAAATTAACCGTTTTTAATACAATCGGTGAAGGAAGTCTTGAAATTATAAATAGCCTTGGTGCTACCGTATATTCCGAAAGCCTAGCTGCATTCGGTAATACCCTTACTATTGATTGTGCTGATTTCGCAAAAGGAATGTACTTTGTGAAAGTAAGCAGCCATACTAGAAGTAGCTTGCAAAAATTAATCATTCAGTAA
- a CDS encoding glycosyltransferase: MLETIFWLSSFLIVYSYVVFPLLLNYFALSKSQNTTVFTKHSDDLPEVSILLAVYNEEQVIEQKIRSTFDTDYPLSKLRFYIGSDSSTDKTEDIIKKYQLQYPQLKLEVFPQRTGKAGIVNSLEVLAKSPVLILTDANVFFQKDTIYQLVKHYKNEAIALVGGNIINEQLHKSGISVQEKTYLSRENKMKYQEGAVWGTMIGAFGGCYSIRKKNFTPVPPRFFMDDFYITMGVLEQGAHAINELSARCYEDVSNKISEEFRRKVRISIGNFQNLTRYRGLLFSKFPGLSFCFWSHKVIRWLGPFFILAALISNFLLRENSEFYFFTLHVQIFSLMIPVLDELLKKLRIHLSLFRFISHFYLMNLALMIGFFKFISGVESNVWKPTQRNQQ; encoded by the coding sequence ATGTTGGAAACGATATTTTGGCTAAGTAGTTTTTTGATTGTTTATAGCTACGTAGTATTTCCGCTTTTGCTGAATTATTTTGCCTTGAGTAAAAGTCAAAATACTACTGTTTTTACTAAGCATTCAGATGATTTGCCCGAAGTAAGTATTTTGCTTGCAGTATATAACGAGGAGCAAGTAATAGAGCAAAAAATACGTTCCACTTTTGATACAGATTATCCACTTTCAAAGCTTAGATTTTACATTGGCTCTGATTCCTCAACTGATAAAACAGAGGACATCATTAAAAAGTATCAACTTCAATATCCCCAATTAAAACTTGAAGTTTTTCCACAACGAACAGGTAAAGCAGGAATTGTGAATTCGTTAGAAGTACTTGCCAAATCGCCGGTTTTAATATTGACTGATGCCAATGTGTTTTTTCAGAAAGATACCATTTATCAATTGGTAAAGCATTATAAAAATGAAGCTATTGCTTTGGTTGGTGGGAATATAATTAATGAACAATTACATAAAAGTGGTATATCGGTTCAAGAAAAGACGTATTTGAGTCGCGAAAATAAAATGAAGTATCAAGAAGGTGCTGTATGGGGTACAATGATTGGTGCTTTTGGAGGGTGTTATTCCATTAGAAAGAAAAACTTTACTCCCGTTCCTCCGCGCTTTTTTATGGACGATTTTTACATTACCATGGGGGTACTGGAGCAGGGAGCTCATGCAATTAATGAGTTAAGCGCACGCTGTTATGAAGATGTATCGAATAAAATTTCGGAAGAATTTCGCCGCAAGGTTAGAATTTCTATTGGCAATTTTCAAAATTTAACACGCTACCGCGGCTTGCTTTTCTCTAAATTCCCGGGTCTTTCCTTTTGTTTTTGGAGCCACAAAGTAATACGCTGGTTGGGACCATTTTTTATTCTTGCAGCTTTAATCAGTAATTTTTTATTGCGCGAAAATTCCGAATTTTATTTTTTTACACTGCATGTGCAAATTTTTTCGTTGATGATTCCTGTATTGGATGAATTGCTTAAAAAGCTACGGATACATTTGAGTTTATTTAGATTTATTAGTCATTTTTATTTAATGAATCTGGCTTTGATGATTGGATTTTTTAAATTTATTTCAGGCGTTGAATCCAATGTTTGGAAACCTACTCAGCGCAATCAACAATAA
- a CDS encoding SRPBCC domain-containing protein, translated as MGTYRKFEIEFPIHASPYIIYSFISSPAGLSEWFAENVNVRNDEYTFLWDGSQQTATLLSKKENTFIKFRWNDEPDFTFFEFRIVVDEITQDVAFWVTDFAEDEKSQEASEMLWHSQIDALIHAMGA; from the coding sequence ATGGGCACTTACCGGAAATTTGAAATTGAATTTCCAATACACGCATCGCCTTACATCATTTATAGTTTTATTAGCTCTCCCGCAGGATTATCTGAGTGGTTTGCTGAAAATGTGAATGTGCGCAATGATGAATATACCTTTTTGTGGGACGGAAGTCAGCAAACTGCCACTTTGTTATCTAAAAAGGAAAACACTTTTATTAAGTTCCGTTGGAATGATGAGCCTGATTTTACTTTTTTTGAATTCCGCATTGTGGTTGACGAAATTACTCAAGATGTTGCATTTTGGGTAACTGATTTTGCCGAGGATGAAAAATCTCAAGAGGCTTCTGAAATGCTTTGGCACAGCCAAATTGATGCACTAATTCATGCAATGGGAGCCTAA
- a CDS encoding DUF1295 domain-containing protein, giving the protein MALLHSFESSGNFLFKYRGQLPVFLFIMAVPAIYFTPYQNIAPETLKIVKASAILLSVAGFIFRAYAIGTTPKGTSGRNTKEQVANVLNSTGVYSIVRHPLYLGNYFMWIGIVLFVGNFSFFIIASLLFWLYYERIMFAEERYLEKKFGQAYLDWSLKAPAFIPAFGKFIKGSTAFSLKTVLRREYSGVLATVLGFIFVEVVRNYFNSGQFILGMKYQCVLLSTAGVALLLRSLKHYTKLLSEDETLRD; this is encoded by the coding sequence ATGGCCTTACTCCATTCCTTTGAATCCTCCGGTAATTTTTTGTTTAAATACCGTGGTCAATTGCCGGTTTTTCTCTTTATAATGGCCGTTCCTGCTATATATTTTACGCCTTACCAAAACATTGCTCCTGAAACACTAAAAATTGTTAAAGCTAGTGCAATACTCTTAAGTGTTGCCGGTTTTATTTTTCGTGCCTATGCAATCGGAACAACTCCAAAGGGAACTTCTGGCAGAAACACTAAAGAGCAAGTAGCCAATGTACTTAATAGTACCGGTGTATACAGCATTGTGCGCCATCCTTTGTATTTGGGCAATTATTTTATGTGGATTGGAATTGTACTTTTTGTAGGAAATTTTTCCTTTTTCATAATTGCCAGCTTACTGTTTTGGTTGTATTACGAAAGAATCATGTTCGCTGAAGAACGTTATCTTGAAAAAAAATTCGGACAAGCTTACCTAGATTGGTCTTTAAAAGCACCCGCATTTATTCCAGCCTTTGGTAAATTTATCAAAGGTTCCACTGCCTTTTCACTAAAAACTGTTTTACGCCGTGAATATTCCGGTGTTTTGGCAACTGTGCTAGGATTTATTTTTGTTGAAGTGGTTAGAAATTATTTCAACAGTGGGCAATTTATTTTAGGTATGAAGTATCAGTGTGTATTGCTATCAACAGCAGGTGTGGCCTTACTTTTACGTAGCTTAAAGCACTACACTAAATTGCTCAGCGAAGATGAAACTTTGCGTGATTAA
- a CDS encoding SOS response-associated peptidase — MCYNYETLVKRGIERSKRELGEDAVMQNLSEHEQLFLNLPYEFDPDSLQGNTSLVYSSASVFPGAEAIVLPINSKYLTYYNFGFMPDWASGMDDKRKNFNARSDSLRSLNYWKKAWYNQQRCIIPAKGFYETDRVSKKRYLFSSKSKEPVYFAGIFNHWKDPISQNIHKTFAIITTEPNELVAPIHNRMPVMLSLKDHEIWLSEQSGEAKAFELLRPFDANLMHQQEIELPPRKTKIKPQLGFDFDGLN, encoded by the coding sequence ATGTGCTACAATTACGAAACACTTGTAAAAAGAGGCATTGAGCGCAGTAAACGCGAGCTTGGAGAAGATGCAGTAATGCAAAATCTTTCAGAGCATGAACAATTATTTTTGAATTTACCTTACGAGTTTGATCCCGATTCATTACAAGGTAATACTTCCCTAGTTTATTCGTCTGCTTCGGTGTTTCCCGGAGCCGAGGCAATCGTTTTGCCCATTAATTCAAAGTATTTAACTTACTACAATTTTGGATTTATGCCTGATTGGGCAAGCGGAATGGATGACAAACGTAAAAATTTTAATGCACGCAGCGATTCATTGCGCAGTTTGAATTATTGGAAAAAGGCATGGTACAATCAACAACGCTGCATTATCCCGGCTAAGGGATTTTATGAAACTGACCGAGTAAGTAAAAAGCGCTATTTATTCTCTTCCAAAAGCAAGGAACCTGTGTATTTTGCCGGAATTTTTAATCATTGGAAAGATCCTATTTCACAAAACATACATAAAACATTTGCCATCATTACAACCGAGCCCAATGAACTGGTAGCACCCATACACAATCGTATGCCGGTAATGTTGAGTTTAAAAGATCATGAAATTTGGTTGTCGGAACAAAGTGGAGAGGCTAAAGCTTTTGAATTATTACGCCCATTTGACGCTAACTTGATGCACCAACAAGAAATTGAATTACCTCCACGAAAAACTAAAATTAAGCCTCAATTGGGATTTGATTTTGACGGGCTAAATTGA
- a CDS encoding LptF/LptG family permease codes for MKSLHKYILTSYLGPFVATFFVVLFMLLMQFVWKYIDDLVGKGLEWYVIAQLMFYAAATFIPLALPLAILISSIMTFGNLAEHYELAALKSAGISLQKIMQPLVFATIGISITAFVFSNYMLPIVNLKMGSLLYDIRQSKPALDLKPGIFYKDIDNYVIRIQDKSKDGKYLYNMMIYDHSSHRGASKVIIAQKGQMQVSNDKKNLLLTLYNGKTYEEIFDDKSNSVRKSFLRSVFEKQVIRFDLSSFGFERTNEELFRDNYQMMNVKQLSQQVDTMRIIGNQRDKAFVENFSAFVLHPNSKIGHSKFHPNSSGNYLKGLSKAEKERVLEAALGNARNYKSQLTSVLDDLEHRRDKTNRYLIEWHKKFTLSFACLVLFFVGAPLGAIIRKGGIGMPMVVSVLFFLFFHVMNIMGEKFSKEGVLPPYQGMWLASMVLLPIGIFLTSKATSDSALFDINSYLKVFQFFTRKTKHENTATV; via the coding sequence TTGAAAAGTCTTCACAAGTACATTCTTACATCCTATTTAGGACCATTTGTAGCTACATTTTTTGTTGTGCTCTTTATGCTGCTCATGCAATTTGTGTGGAAATACATTGACGATTTAGTAGGTAAAGGTCTCGAATGGTATGTGATTGCTCAATTGATGTTTTATGCAGCCGCCACCTTTATTCCATTGGCTTTGCCACTAGCGATATTAATTTCGAGCATAATGACCTTTGGTAATTTGGCCGAACATTATGAATTGGCAGCACTTAAATCGGCCGGTATCTCCTTACAAAAAATTATGCAACCGTTAGTATTTGCTACTATTGGCATCAGTATAACAGCTTTTGTATTTTCAAATTACATGCTTCCCATTGTGAACCTAAAAATGGGATCCTTGCTATACGACATCCGCCAAAGTAAGCCTGCTCTTGATTTAAAACCGGGTATTTTTTATAAAGACATTGATAATTATGTAATCCGAATTCAAGATAAAAGTAAAGATGGAAAATACTTGTACAATATGATGATTTATGATCATAGCTCCCATCGTGGCGCAAGTAAAGTAATTATAGCTCAAAAGGGTCAAATGCAGGTATCAAACGATAAAAAAAACTTATTGTTGACGCTCTACAACGGAAAAACCTACGAAGAAATTTTTGACGATAAATCGAACAGTGTTCGAAAGTCATTTTTGAGAAGTGTTTTTGAAAAGCAAGTGATTCGATTTGATTTATCTTCTTTTGGATTTGAACGCACCAATGAAGAATTATTCAGAGATAATTATCAAATGATGAATGTGAAGCAACTATCTCAACAAGTAGATACTATGCGCATTATTGGCAATCAACGTGACAAAGCATTTGTAGAAAATTTTTCAGCGTTTGTGCTTCATCCTAATTCTAAAATTGGTCATTCAAAATTTCATCCAAACAGTAGTGGAAATTATTTAAAGGGACTGAGTAAAGCCGAGAAGGAGCGCGTGTTGGAAGCAGCACTTGGGAATGCTCGAAATTATAAATCGCAATTAACTTCTGTGTTGGACGATTTAGAACATCGACGAGATAAAACAAATCGATATTTAATTGAATGGCATAAAAAGTTTACCCTTTCCTTTGCATGCCTTGTATTGTTTTTTGTTGGCGCCCCTTTAGGTGCCATTATTCGTAAAGGAGGCATTGGAATGCCGATGGTAGTTTCGGTTTTATTTTTTCTATTTTTCCATGTCATGAATATTATGGGCGAAAAATTTTCGAAAGAAGGGGTCTTGCCTCCTTATCAAGGAATGTGGCTCGCTTCGATGGTATTGTTGCCCATTGGAATCTTTTTAACTTCAAAAGCCACGAGCGATTCAGCACTGTTTGATATCAATAGTTACTTAAAAGTATTTCAATTTTTTACCCGTAAAACAAAGCATGAAAATACTGCAACTGTGTAA